The Niastella koreensis GR20-10 genome includes a window with the following:
- the glsA gene encoding glutaminase A, whose protein sequence is MKQLCFRKQTVLAFMFAVVCTTTSLGQLTLPPAEIEKALDEAYNKFKDLKEGKNADYIKELANVDPNIFGIALITIDGKVYTKGDINSMVSIQSVSKVFTMAKVIEEQGAKAIEDKIGVDATGMRFNSIVAIEMQKGKEINPLVNPGAIAASSMISGADSAAKWKSILQVQSDFAGRPLSLNWPVYVSEAGDNLRNQAIAHLLLAYGRMYFDPVQSTDIYTKQCAINVNAKDLATMAATLANGGVNPITKKKVVSAETVMHTLPVMSTAGLYDNTGIWLYHTGLPAKSGVGGGLLAVCPGKFGIAVVSPPLDEAGNSVKAQRVISYVVDKLKVNPYLVQPK, encoded by the coding sequence ATGAAGCAGCTATGTTTTAGGAAACAGACAGTCCTCGCATTTATGTTTGCTGTGGTTTGCACTACTACCAGTTTAGGACAGTTAACCCTGCCGCCCGCAGAGATTGAAAAGGCATTAGATGAAGCTTACAATAAATTCAAAGATCTCAAGGAAGGCAAAAATGCCGATTATATAAAAGAGCTGGCCAATGTAGATCCGAACATTTTTGGCATTGCGCTGATAACCATCGATGGAAAGGTGTATACCAAAGGCGATATCAACTCTATGGTGTCTATACAAAGTGTATCAAAAGTGTTCACTATGGCAAAAGTGATTGAAGAACAGGGCGCAAAGGCTATTGAAGACAAGATCGGTGTGGATGCTACCGGCATGCGGTTCAACAGTATTGTTGCCATTGAAATGCAAAAGGGCAAAGAGATCAATCCGCTGGTGAACCCCGGCGCTATTGCCGCTTCCAGTATGATCAGTGGCGCCGACTCGGCCGCCAAATGGAAAAGCATTCTGCAGGTGCAAAGTGATTTTGCCGGCCGGCCGCTTTCATTGAACTGGCCGGTATATGTAAGCGAAGCCGGTGATAATTTACGCAACCAGGCCATTGCCCACCTGCTGCTCGCTTACGGCCGCATGTATTTCGATCCTGTACAATCAACAGATATTTATACCAAACAATGCGCCATCAACGTAAATGCGAAAGACCTGGCCACTATGGCTGCCACCCTGGCTAACGGTGGCGTAAATCCCATAACAAAGAAAAAGGTAGTGTCGGCTGAAACGGTGATGCATACGCTGCCGGTGATGTCTACCGCCGGTTTATACGACAATACCGGCATCTGGTTGTATCATACGGGGCTGCCGGCCAAAAGTGGTGTGGGCGGCGGTTTGCTGGCTGTTTGCCCGGGTAAATTCGGGATTGCCGTTGTTTCGCCTCCGTTGGATGAAGCCGGCAACAGTGTAAAAGCGCAACGGGTGATCAGTTATGTAGTGGATAAGCTGAAGGTTAACCCCTATCTCGTACAACCTAAATAA
- a CDS encoding amidohydrolase family protein, which yields MMKIITALILLAPLATTAQTNTTTDTSLFYDSHFHLTNYVQEGISVQQFLQVMKGKVGRSTLFGIPLQQEWSYGNTGDFAPTYYLASDAPLYYYSFTDAYIAMSYRSLPKEDQQKFDPMITGFNPADMYAADHIKRVLKLFPGVFSGIGEFTIHKEFVSSKVAGEVASLTNPALDRILDFAAEAGLVVLMHSDINMPYPKPGQEPYLLKQIHSLFQRHPNTTIIWAHCGLGRVVQPVQDQLKMLDVVLSDPALKHVHIDISWDEVAKYIVSTPETIKATAAVINKYPDRFLMGSDEVAPATQEKYLKVYYMYEPLLKQLTPEAKQKLLKGNYSRLFDNARQEVRKWEAAHVNN from the coding sequence ATGATGAAAATAATAACAGCGCTGATACTACTGGCGCCATTGGCAACCACGGCGCAAACCAACACCACCACCGATACTTCCTTGTTTTACGATTCGCACTTTCACTTAACCAATTATGTGCAGGAAGGGATCTCCGTTCAGCAGTTCCTGCAGGTGATGAAAGGAAAAGTGGGCCGCTCCACCCTGTTTGGCATTCCCCTGCAACAAGAATGGTCTTATGGCAATACGGGCGATTTTGCGCCCACCTATTACCTGGCCAGCGACGCGCCTTTGTATTATTACTCCTTTACCGATGCGTACATTGCCATGTCCTATCGCAGCCTTCCAAAAGAAGATCAGCAAAAGTTTGATCCTATGATCACCGGGTTCAACCCGGCTGATATGTATGCGGCAGACCATATCAAAAGGGTATTGAAATTATTTCCGGGGGTATTCTCCGGAATCGGCGAGTTTACCATTCATAAAGAATTTGTTTCTTCCAAAGTGGCAGGTGAGGTGGCTTCATTGACAAATCCTGCACTTGACCGCATCCTGGATTTCGCCGCGGAAGCGGGTTTGGTAGTATTAATGCATAGTGATATCAATATGCCTTATCCAAAACCCGGGCAGGAGCCTTATTTGCTGAAACAGATCCACAGCCTGTTTCAGCGTCATCCTAACACCACTATTATTTGGGCGCATTGTGGCCTGGGCCGGGTTGTGCAACCTGTACAGGACCAGCTTAAAATGCTGGATGTAGTATTAAGCGACCCTGCATTGAAACATGTACATATAGATATTTCCTGGGATGAGGTGGCCAAATACATCGTGTCAACCCCTGAAACGATAAAGGCAACGGCTGCCGTGATCAACAAATATCCCGACCGGTTCCTGATGGGTTCAGACGAAGTAGCCCCGGCCACCCAGGAGAAATATTTGAAAGTGTATTATATGTATGAACCATTGTTAAAGCAACTAACACCCGAAGCAAAGCAAAAACTGCTGAAGGGTAACTATTCCCGGCTTTTTGATAACGCCCGTCAAGAAGTTCGGAAATGGGAAGCGGCGCATGTCAATAATTAA
- a CDS encoding OmpA/MotB family protein: MYLTKIIYLTIAAFFFFGCVSNKKFNKMKEEQQGKYDALSKTNQDLNASLKSCNDKTNELTQANASLQNDNDNLKKQGELLKENNTTMLKQLEGLNVLTSTQAASIKESLQNIGAKDIYIMDLQKEMARKDSLNMALVMNLKGAIGDLDDKDINIKVDKGVVFIDISDKLLFTSGKYDIRKDAQVVLGKVATVLKAQPNIEFMVEGHTDNVKFNKPPLVDNWDLSVKRATAVVRVLQTKYGLDPTHITAAGRSEYDPVASNDTPEGKATNRRTRIVILPELDQFFKLLEPKK; the protein is encoded by the coding sequence ATGTACCTGACCAAAATTATTTATCTAACAATAGCCGCCTTCTTTTTTTTCGGTTGTGTTAGTAATAAAAAGTTCAATAAAATGAAGGAAGAGCAGCAGGGGAAATATGATGCTTTGTCCAAAACAAACCAGGACCTGAATGCTTCCCTTAAAAGCTGTAACGACAAAACCAATGAATTGACACAAGCCAATGCCAGCCTGCAAAATGATAATGATAATTTGAAAAAACAGGGGGAGCTGTTAAAGGAAAACAATACCACCATGTTAAAGCAGCTGGAAGGGCTTAATGTGCTCACTTCCACCCAGGCCGCCAGTATAAAAGAGTCGCTGCAAAACATTGGCGCCAAGGATATTTATATAATGGACCTGCAGAAGGAAATGGCCCGCAAGGATTCTTTGAACATGGCGCTGGTGATGAACCTGAAGGGCGCCATAGGTGACCTCGATGATAAAGACATCAATATAAAAGTAGATAAAGGTGTGGTTTTTATCGATATCTCAGACAAACTGCTTTTCACCAGCGGTAAATATGATATTCGTAAAGACGCGCAGGTGGTGCTGGGGAAAGTAGCTACGGTTTTAAAGGCCCAGCCAAACATCGAGTTTATGGTGGAAGGGCATACCGACAATGTAAAATTTAACAAACCACCTCTGGTAGACAACTGGGACCTGAGTGTGAAGCGGGCTACTGCAGTTGTTCGGGTGCTGCAAACTAAATATGGCCTTGATCCTACGCACATCACCGCCGCAGGCCGGAGCGAGTATGATCCGGTTGCCTCAAACGACACGCCGGAAGGCAAGGCTACCAACAGACGAACCCGCATAGTTATATTACCGGAGCTGGATCAATTTTTCAAGCTGCTGGAACCAAAAAAATAA
- a CDS encoding DUF4136 domain-containing protein, whose protein sequence is MKYIFIGLGLWFLLQANYGCAPSVNVSADYDRAADFSQHKTFTMTDIAAKGEVSELNATRIANAIKETMKAKGYQEVGADAADMLVNAMTVSKTKTAVTANTDYYGYGGIYRPYGYWGGGTTTFSSYKYTDGSLIIDVVNNKTQKLLWQGIGNSEIDSKPKDPDKFIKYAVEKILKQFPPKPGK, encoded by the coding sequence ATGAAATACATTTTTATAGGTTTGGGGCTATGGTTTCTATTACAGGCAAACTACGGCTGCGCTCCCAGTGTAAATGTAAGTGCAGATTATGACCGCGCAGCCGATTTTTCCCAGCACAAAACTTTTACCATGACAGACATAGCTGCCAAAGGTGAAGTGAGTGAGCTGAATGCCACCCGGATTGCAAATGCCATAAAAGAAACGATGAAAGCCAAAGGATACCAGGAAGTGGGCGCCGATGCTGCCGATATGCTGGTAAACGCTATGACGGTATCAAAAACCAAAACTGCTGTAACCGCCAATACCGACTATTACGGCTATGGCGGCATTTACAGGCCGTATGGATATTGGGGCGGGGGAACAACCACATTCAGCTCCTATAAGTATACCGATGGCTCATTGATCATCGATGTGGTGAATAACAAAACCCAAAAGCTGCTGTGGCAGGGTATTGGCAATTCGGAGATCGATTCAAAACCAAAAGATCCCGACAAGTTCATTAAATATGCGGTAGAAAAGATCCTGAAACAATTTCCGCCAAAGCCAGGAAAGTGA
- a CDS encoding outer membrane beta-barrel protein — protein MSWVKKIPVLALCFFITVTSHSQVLISIIFGDKLNTDKMTFGLMLGSAWNSLTDYSQVNAQANFNLGLFLTFKLEQRFFLQFDALAKYKLGAKDMPVYPLGDATVDSIYQHGSLKRSISYLGLNTSLQYRIWKYLNVEAGPNVTLRTKAKDIFHAAHELGDQFFEKDMKEATTLFDFGLTTGVSWQFTKGKGLKLAARYYWGLVDLYPADAGTNAGRSLQLNLYIQIGGKKPTTNRSDSNSK, from the coding sequence GTGAGTTGGGTAAAAAAGATACCGGTACTGGCCCTATGCTTTTTCATAACGGTCACTTCTCATTCGCAGGTATTGATCTCAATTATCTTCGGTGACAAACTCAATACCGATAAAATGACCTTTGGATTAATGCTGGGCAGTGCGTGGAATAGTTTAACGGATTACAGCCAGGTGAATGCGCAGGCAAATTTCAACCTGGGGCTTTTCCTGACATTTAAATTAGAGCAACGGTTTTTTTTGCAATTCGATGCACTGGCGAAATATAAGCTGGGTGCTAAAGATATGCCTGTTTATCCACTGGGCGATGCAACAGTAGATTCCATTTATCAGCATGGAAGTTTAAAGCGAAGTATCTCGTACCTGGGGCTTAATACCAGTTTACAATACCGCATTTGGAAATACCTGAATGTAGAGGCCGGTCCGAATGTGACCTTACGCACAAAAGCGAAGGATATATTTCACGCCGCTCATGAACTGGGCGACCAGTTTTTTGAAAAAGATATGAAAGAAGCTACCACACTTTTCGATTTTGGTTTAACCACCGGCGTTTCCTGGCAGTTTACAAAAGGTAAAGGGTTGAAATTAGCGGCGCGTTATTATTGGGGGCTGGTTGACCTGTACCCAGCAGATGCCGGTACGAACGCAGGCAGGTCGTTGCAATTGAATTTATATATACAAATAGGCGGGAAAAAGCCAACAACAAACCGTAGTGATAGCAACTCGAAATGA
- a CDS encoding epoxide hydrolase family protein has product MSTKQASAVPKMASSESLRPFQYLVPQPDLEDLIKRVKATRWPEKETVTDYSQGVPLAMMQQIARYWTTDYDWRKIEAKINAYPNFITEIDGLDIHFIHVRSKHENALPLIITHGWPGSVIEQMKVIEPLTNPTEYGGTAADAFDVVIPSLPGHGFSGKPASPGWSPARIANAWYILMDRLGYKKFVAQGGDWGSMVTDLMGVEGRPALMAIHNNMPGAVPPEIDKQLWAGIVPAGLSADETKACEELVFFYKQVYYAFIMATRPQTLTGLADSPIGLATFLLDHDAKSTTLIHRSFEGKTEGLTRDDVLDNISLYWFTNTGVSASRLYWENKLGFFAPKGVKVPAAISAYPDELYPCPRSWAEKAYPKMMYYNKLDKGGHFAAWEQPKSFVNELRTAFKSLR; this is encoded by the coding sequence ATGAGCACCAAACAAGCCTCCGCTGTTCCCAAAATGGCATCCAGTGAATCGCTGAGACCCTTTCAGTACCTGGTTCCGCAACCGGACCTGGAAGACCTGATAAAAAGGGTTAAGGCAACCCGATGGCCTGAAAAAGAAACCGTGACCGATTATTCACAAGGTGTACCCTTGGCAATGATGCAACAGATAGCCCGTTACTGGACTACCGATTATGACTGGCGTAAGATTGAAGCGAAGATCAATGCTTATCCCAATTTCATTACTGAAATTGACGGGCTGGATATTCACTTCATACATGTTCGCTCCAAACACGAGAATGCTTTACCATTGATAATTACGCACGGCTGGCCGGGCTCGGTAATAGAACAAATGAAGGTGATTGAACCATTGACCAATCCTACGGAATATGGCGGTACAGCAGCAGACGCTTTTGACGTGGTGATCCCTTCCCTGCCGGGTCATGGCTTTTCGGGCAAACCTGCTTCACCCGGCTGGAGCCCTGCACGCATTGCCAATGCCTGGTATATCCTGATGGACCGCCTCGGTTACAAAAAGTTTGTGGCCCAGGGAGGCGACTGGGGTTCTATGGTAACCGACCTGATGGGGGTTGAAGGGCGTCCGGCACTAATGGCCATTCACAACAATATGCCTGGCGCCGTTCCACCAGAAATTGATAAACAATTGTGGGCCGGTATTGTGCCTGCAGGTTTGTCTGCCGATGAAACGAAGGCTTGTGAAGAACTGGTTTTCTTTTACAAACAGGTGTACTATGCATTTATTATGGCCACGCGCCCGCAAACCCTTACGGGGCTGGCAGACTCTCCCATTGGCCTTGCCACCTTCCTGCTCGACCACGATGCAAAAAGCACGACGCTCATTCACCGTTCTTTTGAGGGAAAAACCGAAGGCCTAACCAGGGATGATGTGCTCGACAACATCTCCTTATATTGGTTCACCAACACGGGCGTTTCTGCTTCGCGGTTATACTGGGAAAACAAGCTGGGCTTTTTTGCGCCCAAAGGGGTAAAAGTTCCGGCGGCAATAAGTGCCTATCCCGACGAGTTATATCCCTGTCCACGCAGTTGGGCCGAAAAGGCCTATCCCAAAATGATGTATTACAACAAGCTCGATAAGGGCGGCCACTTTGCCGCCTGGGAACAACCCAAATCATTTGTAAATGAATTGCGCACTGCATTCAAATCGTTACGCTGA
- a CDS encoding MGH1-like glycoside hydrolase domain-containing protein codes for MTSTTIKEQKRLQEARERTQPWKEWGPYLSERQWGTVREDYSEGGNAWNYFTHDQARSRTYRWGEDGLAGISDDKQRLCFALALWNGKDPILKERLFGLTNSEGNHGEDVKEYYFYLDSTPTHSYMKYLYKYPQSMFPYSDLVATNRNRSKKDMEYELIDTGVFNDNRYFDVFVEYAKAAPEDILIKITAINRGPEEAELHILPTLWYRNDWANWINKRTDQKPSITEVEGMARARTAVGVHSTLGDYTFFCEGDAQLLFTDNETNRELLQLPGGNESQYTKDGINNYLVKGQQDTVNPQKTGTKMAAHYHYTVAAGQSATVRVRLTARTEIEKVLQGDLLGADFDKVFALRLQEADEFYNSVIPPSVSPDKAAVMRQGLAGMLWSKQYYYFDGEKWLAEHDSHPLLEHHHISRNREWFHMLNEDILSMPDKWEYPWFAAWDLAFHTLALSIVDVDFAREQMKMMLKRAYIHPNGQIPAYEWNFSDVNPPVHAWATLFLHRMEQALLKDTDAEFLKLSFHKLLLNFTWWVNRKDRFGNNVFEGGFLGLDNIGVFDRSAPLPTGGYLEQADGTAWMALFTQNMTELAVELAAHDNIYEDMVVKFMEHFCFIALGMNRPGQDSMWDEEDGFYYDLLRLPDGSGKRLKVRSMVGLLPLCAVTVVEKWQRERIPRAMSFLQDHLQRMPILLQGIHPTGPGHYGVDERGILSLLNPERLRRVLTRMLDENEFLSPHGIRSLSKYHLDHPFLLDVDGREFRVDYLPAESDSGMFGGNSNWRGPVWMPVNILIIRALMQYYLYYGDNFRIECPTGSGRQMNLFEVSKEIAERLTSIFTRDNNGRRPVYGGTEKFQSDPNWRDHILFYEYFHGDNGAGLGASHQTGWTGLVAKLIQLYGLLDGDKFLEMGKQTAFARQEDQMHEATSS; via the coding sequence ATGACATCAACTACAATAAAAGAACAAAAACGCCTGCAGGAAGCCCGTGAGCGAACACAGCCCTGGAAAGAATGGGGGCCATACCTGTCGGAGCGACAATGGGGAACAGTGCGTGAAGATTATAGTGAAGGGGGAAATGCCTGGAATTATTTTACCCATGATCAGGCCCGGTCACGTACCTATCGTTGGGGTGAGGACGGGCTGGCCGGGATCTCTGACGACAAGCAACGGCTGTGTTTTGCTTTGGCATTATGGAATGGCAAAGATCCAATTCTGAAGGAGCGGCTTTTTGGCCTTACCAACAGTGAAGGAAATCATGGCGAGGATGTAAAGGAATACTATTTCTATCTTGATTCTACCCCTACCCATTCGTACATGAAGTATCTGTACAAATATCCCCAGTCGATGTTTCCCTACTCAGACCTGGTAGCAACCAACCGCAACCGTTCCAAAAAAGATATGGAATATGAACTGATCGATACAGGTGTGTTTAATGACAATAGGTATTTTGATGTTTTTGTAGAATATGCAAAGGCCGCCCCGGAAGATATACTGATAAAGATCACTGCCATTAACCGGGGGCCGGAGGAAGCAGAACTTCACATTCTTCCCACCCTATGGTACCGTAACGACTGGGCTAACTGGATAAATAAGCGCACTGACCAAAAGCCTTCCATTACCGAGGTGGAGGGAATGGCCCGGGCAAGAACGGCAGTAGGAGTGCATTCCACTTTAGGAGACTATACATTTTTCTGTGAAGGAGACGCTCAGCTTCTTTTCACTGACAATGAAACCAACCGGGAACTGTTGCAGTTGCCGGGCGGGAATGAAAGCCAGTATACGAAAGATGGCATAAATAATTATTTGGTGAAGGGACAGCAGGATACAGTGAATCCACAGAAAACCGGAACCAAGATGGCAGCTCATTATCATTACACGGTTGCTGCCGGTCAATCGGCAACGGTGCGGGTAAGGCTAACCGCAAGAACCGAAATAGAAAAAGTATTGCAGGGGGATCTGTTAGGGGCAGACTTTGACAAGGTCTTTGCGCTCAGGTTACAGGAGGCTGATGAATTTTATAACAGTGTTATCCCTCCTTCTGTTTCGCCCGATAAAGCAGCTGTAATGCGGCAGGGGCTTGCCGGTATGCTTTGGAGTAAACAGTACTACTATTTTGATGGTGAAAAATGGCTGGCTGAACATGATTCGCACCCACTTCTGGAACACCACCATATAAGCCGGAACCGTGAGTGGTTCCATATGCTGAACGAAGACATTCTTTCCATGCCCGATAAATGGGAGTATCCCTGGTTTGCCGCCTGGGACCTGGCTTTTCACACGCTGGCGCTCTCTATTGTAGATGTTGATTTTGCCAGGGAACAGATGAAAATGATGTTAAAACGGGCCTATATTCATCCCAACGGCCAGATACCCGCCTATGAATGGAACTTCAGTGATGTAAACCCACCGGTACATGCCTGGGCCACGCTTTTTTTGCATCGCATGGAACAGGCCCTGCTCAAAGACACTGATGCGGAATTTTTAAAACTTTCTTTTCATAAACTGTTGCTCAACTTCACCTGGTGGGTTAACCGTAAAGACCGGTTTGGCAATAATGTTTTTGAAGGAGGCTTCCTGGGACTCGATAATATCGGTGTATTTGACCGCAGCGCTCCCCTGCCTACCGGTGGCTACCTGGAGCAGGCAGACGGCACGGCCTGGATGGCGCTGTTTACGCAAAACATGACGGAACTGGCGGTTGAGCTGGCTGCCCATGACAACATTTATGAAGATATGGTGGTGAAATTTATGGAGCACTTTTGTTTTATTGCTCTTGGTATGAACCGGCCGGGACAGGATAGCATGTGGGATGAAGAAGATGGTTTTTATTATGACCTGCTACGGCTCCCTGATGGAAGTGGCAAGCGGCTGAAAGTACGTTCTATGGTAGGGCTGCTGCCTCTTTGCGCTGTTACAGTGGTTGAAAAATGGCAGCGTGAACGCATCCCAAGGGCCATGTCGTTCTTGCAGGATCATTTACAACGAATGCCTATTCTTTTGCAGGGCATCCATCCTACCGGCCCTGGCCATTATGGCGTGGACGAACGGGGTATCCTGTCGTTGCTCAATCCTGAAAGGCTTCGCCGGGTGCTTACACGAATGCTCGATGAGAACGAGTTTCTGAGTCCTCACGGCATCCGTTCACTTTCGAAGTATCACCTTGACCATCCGTTCCTCCTCGATGTTGATGGCCGGGAGTTCAGGGTAGATTACCTGCCCGCAGAGTCTGATTCCGGGATGTTCGGGGGAAATTCAAACTGGCGGGGACCAGTATGGATGCCTGTTAACATCCTTATTATCCGGGCGCTCATGCAATACTATTTATATTATGGCGACAATTTCAGGATCGAATGTCCCACCGGCTCGGGCAGGCAGATGAATCTTTTTGAAGTGTCTAAAGAAATTGCAGAACGGCTAACCAGCATCTTTACCCGCGATAATAACGGCCGGCGGCCGGTTTATGGCGGAACCGAAAAATTTCAGTCGGACCCCAACTGGCGGGACCATATTCTCTTTTACGAATATTTTCATGGCGACAACGGCGCCGGTTTGGGAGCCAGCCATCAAACGGGGTGGACAGGTCTTGTTGCAAAACTGATACAGCTTTATGGGTTGTTAGACGGTGATAAGTTCCTTGAAATGGGCAAACAAACAGCCTTTGCGCGACAGGAAGATCAAATGCATGAAGCAACATCATCATAA
- a CDS encoding transporter → MKIKWLAICYFIFSAKAHGQELEARAYANLPVNMNVVAAVYAYSNGHVLADASLPVEDFNMKTHNLALAYVHSFALNNKLARIQIAAPLVRMQGQLRYAGQDTSGERTGLGDMRVRLGINLIGSPALAKKDFGKYTQKTIVGISLITSVPTGLYYTDKRINIGNNRWAFKPELGASRRFGQIYADGYLGWWFYTKNSDFLITKVLEQRPLFTTQLHGSYYFKKGMMIGLDGNWFSGGKTYINEVESGAGIDHLRVGVTWALPIAGKHVIRFQFHTTAYTNAGYDYNFFALGYQYVFF, encoded by the coding sequence ATGAAAATTAAATGGCTGGCCATATGTTATTTTATATTTTCTGCAAAGGCACACGGCCAGGAACTGGAAGCAAGAGCTTATGCCAACCTACCTGTAAATATGAATGTGGTAGCAGCGGTGTATGCTTATTCGAATGGGCATGTATTGGCAGATGCTTCTTTGCCTGTTGAGGATTTTAATATGAAAACGCATAACCTGGCCCTGGCCTATGTGCACAGTTTTGCCCTGAACAATAAACTGGCCCGCATCCAGATTGCGGCGCCATTGGTGCGTATGCAGGGACAATTGCGTTATGCCGGACAGGATACCAGTGGCGAGCGGACCGGTTTGGGTGATATGCGGGTACGGCTGGGCATCAACCTCATCGGTTCCCCCGCCCTTGCGAAAAAAGACTTTGGAAAATACACACAAAAAACTATTGTAGGTATCAGCCTGATCACTTCTGTTCCTACAGGTTTATATTATACCGACAAAAGAATTAATATAGGTAATAACAGGTGGGCCTTTAAACCCGAACTGGGCGCATCCAGGCGGTTCGGGCAAATTTATGCCGATGGATACCTTGGCTGGTGGTTTTATACAAAAAATTCAGATTTTCTTATAACAAAGGTATTGGAGCAGCGCCCGTTATTCACTACCCAGTTGCATGGCAGTTATTATTTTAAAAAAGGAATGATGATAGGACTGGATGGCAACTGGTTCAGTGGAGGTAAAACATACATTAACGAAGTTGAATCAGGCGCCGGCATCGATCACCTGCGTGTGGGGGTTACCTGGGCGTTACCAATAGCAGGCAAGCATGTTATCCGGTTCCAGTTCCATACAACAGCGTATACCAATGCCGGGTATGATTATAATTTTTTCGCCTTGGGGTATCAATATGTGTTTTTTTAA